The proteins below are encoded in one region of Flavobacterium nackdongense:
- the cysM gene encoding cysteine synthase CysM, translating into MNTQDILKLIGNTPLVEARNLVKNKNVKLFFKMEGNNPGGSVKDRPAYNMIVSALERGDLKKGDKLIEATSGNTGIALAMIAQLLNIEIELILPEDSTKERTQTMRAYGATVILTPAKEGIIGSRDLADKKVAEGGYFMLNQFSNEDNWKAHYKTTGPEIWRDTQGTVTHFVSAMGTTGTIMGTSTYLKEKNPEIQIVGAQPSDGSQIPGIRKWPKEYLPKIFDASKVDTIIEVTEQEARAMTKRLALEEGVFAGMSSGGSVTVALKLAEQMESGVIVAIICDRGDRYLSSDLFD; encoded by the coding sequence ATGAATACCCAAGATATACTGAAACTCATTGGAAACACACCTTTAGTCGAAGCCCGAAATCTCGTTAAAAACAAGAATGTAAAACTCTTTTTTAAAATGGAAGGAAACAATCCAGGCGGAAGTGTAAAAGATCGACCTGCCTACAACATGATTGTATCTGCTTTAGAAAGAGGCGACTTGAAAAAAGGAGATAAACTTATTGAAGCGACGAGCGGAAACACCGGAATTGCCTTGGCGATGATTGCGCAATTGCTTAATATTGAAATCGAATTAATCCTTCCGGAAGATTCAACCAAAGAACGCACTCAAACGATGCGAGCTTATGGCGCCACCGTGATTTTGACTCCTGCGAAAGAAGGAATTATCGGCTCGAGAGATTTAGCCGATAAAAAAGTGGCTGAAGGAGGTTATTTCATGCTCAACCAATTTTCCAACGAAGACAATTGGAAAGCCCACTATAAAACTACTGGACCAGAAATTTGGAGAGATACTCAGGGAACCGTCACCCATTTTGTTTCGGCAATGGGAACTACGGGAACCATAATGGGAACTTCGACCTATTTAAAAGAAAAAAATCCTGAAATACAAATTGTAGGTGCACAACCTAGCGATGGTTCTCAAATTCCAGGAATCAGAAAGTGGCCTAAGGAATATTTACCAAAAATATTTGACGCTTCAAAAGTAGATACCATCATAGAAGTTACCGAGCAAGAAGCCCGTGCGATGACCAAAAGATTGGCACTAGAAGAAGGAGTTTTTGCGGGAATGAGCAGTGGTGGTTCTGTAACGGTCGCTTTGAAACTCGCCGAACAAATGGAGTCTGGTGTCATCGTAGCTATTATATGCGACCGAGGGGATCGCTACCTATCTTCGGATTTGTTTGATTGA
- a CDS encoding SGNH/GDSL hydrolase family protein — MAAKANAQDWANLKKYQNENAALNPLELGQKRTVFMGDSITEFWSVLHPEFFVGKPYINRGISGQTTPQMLIRFRADVIALKPSLVIIMAGTNDIAGNTGPSTLEMITNNIFSMAELAKANNIKVILCSILPAYDFPWKQGSFPAEKIAKLNTSIKKYADENEILYLDYYSAMVDERQGLKAIYSEDGVHPNKAGYEVMGPIVEKGIEKVLSKK; from the coding sequence ATGGCAGCAAAAGCAAATGCTCAAGATTGGGCCAATTTAAAAAAATACCAAAATGAAAATGCTGCTCTAAATCCTCTCGAACTTGGACAAAAAAGAACCGTATTTATGGGCGATTCCATTACCGAGTTCTGGTCGGTGCTGCATCCCGAGTTTTTTGTCGGAAAACCATACATTAACCGCGGCATTAGCGGACAAACCACTCCTCAAATGCTAATCCGCTTTCGCGCTGACGTAATTGCATTGAAACCCTCCTTAGTTATAATCATGGCTGGGACCAATGATATTGCTGGAAATACTGGTCCTTCGACTCTTGAAATGATAACCAACAATATTTTCTCGATGGCGGAATTGGCCAAAGCCAACAACATTAAAGTAATTTTATGCTCGATCCTACCCGCCTATGATTTTCCTTGGAAACAAGGCTCTTTTCCTGCCGAAAAAATTGCAAAACTAAATACTAGTATAAAAAAATATGCCGATGAAAATGAAATCCTTTATTTGGATTACTATTCAGCAATGGTAGATGAACGACAAGGATTGAAAGCCATTTATTCCGAAGATGGAGTGCATCCTAATAAAGCAGGATATGAGGTGATGGGACCGATTGTGGAAAAAGGGATAGAGAAAGTGTTGTCGAAAAAATAA
- a CDS encoding aldo/keto reductase has protein sequence MNYRKLGKTNFNISEIALGTWQVGGKWGSPFNDKTADELINTAIDNGVNFIDTADVYENGLSETAVGRVVRSRSERIYVATKCGRHINPHVNEGYQPKVLQKFVEDSLKRTGLETLDLIQLHCPPTEVYYRPEIFELFDRLKEQGKIQNLGVSVEKVEEGLKAIEYPNVTTVQIIFNLFRQRPSELFFKEAQKKDIGIIARVPLASGLLTGLFDSKTTFGAQDHRNFNRNGAAFDKGETFSGIDYELGLKAVEALKALFPGVQNLAPIALQWILSFNEISCIIPGASKASHVESNLSVYDLPPLTAEKIAAMNAIYEQFIKPQVHQLW, from the coding sequence ATGAACTACAGAAAACTAGGCAAAACCAATTTCAACATCTCCGAAATAGCCTTGGGAACTTGGCAAGTGGGCGGAAAATGGGGTTCACCCTTCAATGATAAAACCGCAGACGAATTGATTAATACGGCTATTGATAATGGCGTGAATTTCATTGATACTGCCGATGTGTATGAAAATGGTTTGAGCGAAACAGCCGTTGGTAGAGTCGTTCGTTCTCGTTCGGAACGTATTTATGTGGCCACCAAATGCGGTCGCCACATCAATCCACACGTGAATGAAGGCTACCAACCTAAGGTTTTACAAAAATTTGTGGAGGACAGTTTGAAAAGAACCGGTCTTGAAACTTTAGATTTAATCCAATTGCATTGTCCGCCAACTGAGGTCTATTATCGTCCCGAAATCTTCGAATTGTTTGACCGTTTGAAAGAACAAGGGAAAATTCAAAACTTGGGTGTAAGCGTAGAAAAAGTGGAAGAAGGACTGAAAGCCATTGAATATCCAAATGTAACCACGGTTCAAATCATTTTCAATCTGTTCCGTCAGCGACCATCCGAATTGTTTTTCAAGGAAGCCCAGAAAAAAGATATAGGTATCATTGCAAGAGTTCCATTGGCTAGCGGACTTCTGACTGGATTATTCGATTCCAAAACCACTTTTGGAGCGCAAGATCATCGAAATTTCAACCGAAACGGAGCCGCTTTCGACAAAGGAGAAACCTTCTCGGGAATCGATTATGAATTGGGTTTAAAAGCAGTCGAAGCCTTGAAAGCTTTATTTCCCGGAGTTCAAAATTTGGCGCCAATTGCCTTGCAATGGATTTTGAGTTTCAATGAAATCAGTTGTATTATTCCGGGAGCGTCAAAAGCCAGTCACGTAGAATCGAATTTATCGGTTTATGATTTACCTCCCTTGACAGCAGAGAAAATTGCTGCTATGAATGCAATTTACGAACAATTTATCAAGCCGCAAGTACATCAATTGTGGTAA
- the rlmD gene encoding 23S rRNA (uracil(1939)-C(5))-methyltransferase RlmD: protein MAKKNTDKIVFDHIKVLDAGAKGVSVAKAPDGKVIFIPNVVPGDLVDVQTFKKRKAYYEGKAVRFHEYSEHRIEPICEHFGVCGGCKWQNMKYSQQLFYKQNEVFNHLQRIGKIALPEFEPILGSEKQFFYRNKMEFSFSNSRWLTEKEIDSTEDLGNRNALGFHIPKMWDKILDINKCHLQEDPSNAIRNEIRAFANENNLTFFNPRNHEGLLRTLMMRTASTGEIMVLIQFFENDKASRELILDHIYEKFPQITSLQYVVNNKANDTLYDQNIKLYKGRDYILEEMEGLKFSINAKSFYQTNSDQAYELYKITRDFAGLTGTETVYDLYTGTGTIAQFVSKKAKKVIGVESVPEAIIDAKANAERNNITNCEFYVGDMKVVFNESFIAQHGKPDVIITDPPRDGMHKDVIEQIMKIEPEKIVYVSCNSATQARDLALMDEKYKVARVRPVDMFPQTHHVENVVLLERR, encoded by the coding sequence ATGGCAAAGAAAAATACAGACAAGATCGTTTTTGATCATATAAAAGTCCTTGATGCAGGTGCAAAAGGCGTATCGGTGGCAAAAGCCCCAGATGGAAAAGTAATTTTTATTCCCAATGTCGTTCCTGGCGACTTGGTCGATGTGCAAACTTTCAAAAAGCGCAAGGCTTATTATGAAGGAAAAGCGGTACGATTTCACGAATATTCCGAACACAGAATCGAACCTATTTGCGAACATTTTGGCGTGTGTGGCGGTTGCAAATGGCAAAATATGAAATACAGCCAACAATTGTTCTACAAACAAAACGAGGTTTTCAATCATTTGCAACGCATTGGAAAAATAGCACTTCCCGAGTTTGAACCGATTTTAGGTTCCGAAAAACAATTTTTCTACAGAAATAAAATGGAATTTTCGTTTTCGAACAGCCGTTGGTTGACCGAAAAAGAAATTGATAGCACCGAAGATTTAGGCAACCGAAATGCGCTAGGTTTCCATATTCCGAAGATGTGGGACAAGATTTTGGATATTAATAAATGCCATTTGCAGGAAGATCCATCAAATGCGATTCGCAACGAGATTCGGGCTTTCGCCAATGAAAATAATTTAACATTCTTCAACCCGAGAAACCACGAAGGTTTGTTGAGAACCTTGATGATGCGGACTGCTTCGACTGGAGAAATTATGGTTTTGATTCAGTTTTTCGAAAATGACAAAGCCAGTAGAGAATTAATTTTAGATCATATTTACGAAAAATTCCCGCAGATTACTTCGCTGCAATATGTGGTGAACAATAAAGCCAACGACACTTTATACGACCAAAACATTAAATTGTACAAAGGAAGAGATTACATTCTGGAAGAAATGGAAGGTTTGAAATTTAGCATTAATGCCAAATCATTTTACCAAACCAATTCCGACCAAGCCTACGAATTGTATAAAATTACACGAGATTTTGCTGGATTGACTGGTACAGAAACCGTTTATGATTTATATACCGGAACTGGAACCATTGCTCAATTCGTATCGAAAAAAGCCAAAAAAGTTATTGGTGTAGAAAGCGTTCCCGAAGCCATTATCGATGCCAAAGCCAACGCGGAACGCAACAATATTACTAATTGTGAATTTTATGTGGGTGATATGAAAGTAGTTTTCAACGAAAGTTTTATTGCACAACACGGAAAACCCGATGTGATTATCACGGATCCGCCGCGTGACGGAATGCACAAAGACGTGATCGAGCAAATTATGAAAATTGAACCAGAAAAAATCGTTTATGTAAGTTGCAACTCGGCGACACAAGCGAGAGATTTGGCTTTGATGGACGAAAAATACAAGGTAGCTCGCGTGCGACCCGTAGATATGTTTCCGCAAACGCATCACGTAGAAAATGTTGTACTTTTGGAGAGGAGATAA
- a CDS encoding DUF6452 family protein gives MKKIVALLLIVLFTSSSCEKDDICDANTPTTPRLVIDFYNITTPSVKKNVTDLKVIGEGMTEGIIFNEGSSGEAQYLANGSSISIPLKTDANSTTYSFILNSGNPNPTLIDTDKVTFNYTRNDVFVSRACGFKTLFTFVPNNPILHIAVPATKSKWMQFINIEKSNIDNENETHIKVFF, from the coding sequence ATGAAAAAAATAGTTGCTCTATTACTAATAGTACTATTCACTTCCTCGAGCTGTGAAAAGGATGATATTTGCGATGCCAATACGCCCACAACGCCTCGTTTGGTGATTGATTTTTATAATATCACCACGCCATCGGTTAAGAAAAATGTAACCGATTTAAAAGTTATTGGAGAGGGAATGACCGAAGGTATTATTTTCAATGAAGGAAGTAGTGGTGAAGCGCAATATCTGGCTAATGGAAGCAGCATTTCAATTCCACTAAAAACTGATGCCAATAGCACTACCTACAGTTTTATTTTAAATTCTGGCAATCCAAACCCAACGCTGATTGACACGGACAAGGTTACCTTCAACTACACCAGAAATGATGTTTTTGTGTCGAGAGCCTGTGGTTTTAAAACCCTTTTTACTTTTGTACCCAACAACCCAATCCTCCATATCGCAGTACCAGCAACGAAAAGCAAATGGATGCAGTTTATAAATATTGAAAAAAGCAACATAGATAACGAAAATGAAACACATATTAAAGTATTTTTTTAG
- a CDS encoding DUF6048 family protein: protein MKHILKYFFSFCLLLSMIMTNAQDTIPSKTQLERTKIVGEIPKAPKPATKKTTKTPKADTIVPVKKDRYGVRVGVDLYKLTRGLYDENYKGIELVGDYRLTKKYFLAAELGSEDKTTEDDRLNTTTKGTYIKGGFDYNAYNNWLDMENIISIGLRAGFSAFSQELNSYKIYNPHPYWGEMPPIASGETFSGLTAGWIEVVAGVKVKVYNNIFVGFSLRLNTLLYEKKPSDNFENLYIPGFNRTYDGNFGAGFNYTVTYFIPLYKKTVKPKENSKG from the coding sequence ATGAAACACATATTAAAGTATTTTTTTAGTTTTTGTCTATTGTTGTCAATGATAATGACAAATGCACAAGACACGATTCCCAGCAAAACGCAGCTCGAAAGAACGAAAATTGTTGGCGAAATTCCTAAAGCACCCAAACCAGCCACAAAAAAAACCACAAAAACGCCCAAGGCTGACACTATTGTGCCAGTTAAAAAAGACCGCTATGGCGTGCGTGTAGGAGTTGATTTATACAAACTGACTAGAGGTTTATACGATGAAAACTATAAAGGAATAGAGCTCGTTGGTGATTACCGGTTGACCAAAAAATATTTTTTAGCAGCTGAACTAGGAAGTGAAGATAAAACAACCGAAGATGACCGCTTGAATACAACCACCAAAGGAACCTACATCAAAGGCGGATTCGATTACAATGCCTACAACAATTGGCTCGATATGGAGAACATCATTTCTATAGGTTTGCGCGCTGGTTTTAGCGCATTTAGTCAAGAATTGAACAGCTACAAAATTTACAATCCTCATCCCTATTGGGGAGAAATGCCGCCGATTGCTTCCGGGGAAACTTTTAGTGGCCTCACTGCGGGTTGGATTGAAGTGGTTGCAGGCGTAAAAGTAAAAGTATACAATAATATATTTGTAGGCTTCAGCCTTCGATTGAACACACTTCTTTACGAAAAGAAACCCAGTGACAACTTCGAAAATTTATATATTCCGGGATTCAATAGAACTTATGATGGGAACTTTGGCGCTGGTTTCAACTACACAGTGACCTATTTTATTCCCCTGTATAAAAAGACTGTAAAACCAAAGGAAAACAGTAAAGGATAA